Within Elizabethkingia sp. JS20170427COW, the genomic segment TAAACTAACAAGTTTTAGAGATAAGATAGAGCCTGGACAAAAAGAAAAATGGGTGGTTAATATTAGCAATACCCATGGAGCTAAAACCGCTGAACTTCTAGCAAGCATGTATGATAAATCTTTGGATCAGTTTTATGGAAATTCTTTTGCTTTGCCAAGCATGAAGAGAAACCTCTTCTCACAGATAAGTTATCTTCCAAACAAGGAATATCTCATTTCTACCCATTTGGCGGAAGAATGGAAAAACCAGAATTATTATTCCATCCAAATCCCAGAATATAATTGGTACACTCCTGTATTTTACGATAGAAAATTTAAAGGAAGACTTCTTTCTGCTCCAGCTCCTAGCGGTATTTCTAATGCTGAAGTAATGTTGGGAAAGGTTCCTTCCGAAGGTTTTAAAATTAAAGGCTTGTCTTCTTTAGCAAAAGATTTAGAGAAAATCCCTGTGCGCGAAAACCTTAATGAAACTGCCTTTTTCTATCCTAACTTATATACGGATGAAAAAGGAAATGTAAAATTTGAGTTTACTGCTCCACAAGCGCTTACCCAATGGAAAATGATGTTTTTAGCTCATGATAAAAATGGAAATTCTGCTGAATTGGAGCAATTAGTGATCACCCAAAAACAACTTTCGGTGACGCCTAATTATCCTAGGTTTTTAAGATCTGGCGATGTGTTGAGTTTTCAATCAAAAATCAATAATTTTAGCACATCGCCTCAAAAAGGTAGAGTAGCTTTACAATTGTTGAATGCTAACACCATGGAAGATATTACCCACCTGTGTGAAGTAAAAGATGTTGAAAAGAATTTTGAATTACAACCTAATGAAAGTCAATCTGTAAATTGGGAAATCCACACTCCTAAAAAACTTTCAAGTGTCGTGATGAAGGTAGTGGCGATGTCAGGAAGTCTTAGCGATGGAGAACAAATAGTTATTCCGATTTTTGAAAACCGAACTTTGGTTACTGAGACCCTTCCTATATTTGTAAAGGCAGGGCAAACCAAGACTTTCACTTTCGATAAGTTAAAAAACAATTCTTCTCAAACGATAGAAAATTTTGCAACTACTTTAGAGCTAAGTACCAACCCTGCATGGGAAGTACTTATGGCTTTACCAAGTATCAAGAAAACGGATATTCCTTCGGCAGATAATTACTTCAATCGTTGGTTTGCAGATGTTTTGGCTGCTGAAATTTTCAAGAAGCAGCCTCGCCTTAAAAAAGTGTTGGAAGAATATCAAGATCAAGACCTTTTGCAAAGCAAATTAGAAATAAACTCTGAATTAAAAGAAGTTTTACTACAAGAAACGCCATGGGTTTTTGATGCCCAATCTGAAAAAGAACAGATGAGCCAGATTTCTAAAATTTTCAATCTCAACCAAATGAGCTATTCCATAGCCTCGGATTGGAAGAAATTGTCCGCTTTGCAGAACGGAGATGGTGGATTTGGCTGGATACAAGGCAGCCCAAGCAGTCTTAATATTTCACTATATATTTTAAAAAACTTAGGTAAAATAGAATCCTGGTTAAAAGGAGACCTTAGCGATTATCAAGATACTCACAAAAAAGAACTTTTAGCAAAATTAATTGCTTATGTCGACCGAAATATCATTCAATTAAAGAAGACGAAAAACTTTTCTCTTCATAACCAGATGATAGATTACCTAGATGGCAGACATTATTGGGAAAAAGAATATGCTTTACCTAAAGAAATACAGGGTTTAAAAGCACAATTCCTTCAGCAGATGACACGCACTTCGTTTTCAGAATACAGTTTCTACGGCTTATCTAGAATCGCAATGTTGATGAAGGACTATGGCAAAAATGATATCGCTATTAAATTGGCGAATTACCTAAAAGAAACTTCTACCCAAACCAAAAATCAAGGAGCTTATTGGAAGAAAAATATCGATACCTGGGGTTGGTATTCTTCTAGAATTGCTAATCATGCTTCAGCTGTTCAAGCTTTAGAACAGATATTACCTAACGACCCTATTGTTGAAGAAGCTAAAATTTATTTGGCAAGCCAAAAAAGAGTAGGGAACTGGGGAAATAGTAGAGCTACTGCAGAAGTAATTTATACATTCCTTAATTCTGGCTCCTCATGGACAGAGGCTTCTTCGGATCAGGTGAAAATTGATTGGGGAGGCAAAGAGCTTGTAGCTCCACCTGGTACAGGATGGGTGAAATCTTCGGTTCCATCAACAGATATTAACCCTCGTCTAGCAGAAGTTAGCATTACAAAATCCGGAACAGGAATAGTGCAGGGAGGATTGTTTTGGCAATATTATGAAGATTTGGATCAAGTGAAGCCTTCAGAAAATGGATTAAGCATTTCTAAAGAGGTTTATAAAAAAGTAAAAACTGAAAATGGAGAGGTTTTACAAAAAATAACTTCAGGGATAAAAGTTGGAGATAGGCTTACGGTACGATTGGTGCTAAACAGTGATAGGGCGATGGAATATGTTCATCTTAAAGATTTTAGACCTTCGGGTTGGGAAGCGGTGGATGTCCTTTCGGGATACCGTTGGAAAGATACCATAGGTTTCTATCAGGTGGCTAAAGATGCATCTACTCATTTCTTTATCGAGCAAATGCCGAAAGGCAAGTATATTTTTGAATACGATTGTATTGCCAATGCTTCAGGAGACTTTTCTTTAGGATTTGCACAATTGCAAAATTATTACGCTCCAGAAATGAATGCTATATCAAAAGGAGGACGCATCAAGATAAATTAATAGTAAAGGTTGGCTTAAAATAGCCAACCTTTTTTGATGGTTTGTAGATATTATAATCTAATTTATTTGCTAAAACTTTACCGCCATGCCCACAATATTGTATTAATATCTCAATCCAAGTTTTTTCAAAATAAAATGCAGGAGCAATATTGGGCCAATCAGTAGAAATTGCAAATCTTTTAAGAAGCTTGGTTTTTTACCCTCTATTTTGTGGCCAACAAACTGAAAAATCCAAGTAATAACAAAAACTCCTAAATATATTATCCATGCTTTTCTGCCAAAGGAAAGGTTAAGTTGAAAAATACTAAATTCCATAAGTAACATCAAAAACAATCATCAGTAAGCCTATACGCTAAGAAAGTTTTAAATAATACAAGCTTACAACAGCTATAGCAGCAATACTAACTACGCTTATAAGACCATAATACAAAACTGCAACATGGGCAGAAGGAATTAGTGAAATGAAGCCTAAAATAAACCAGAAGATAAGCGGAACACATATCCAATGGATAAATTTATTGGTAGGGTTTTGGTGACTTTCCCCATATTCGGCAAAAAGCAAATCTATTTTTCTCATGAGGTGTTCATTTTAAATTTTATTCTTAAATGTATTAATTATTTACAAGTTCACAAAATAATATCGTATTGTACTATAAGTATATATGCTTATAGTTTAAAATATAGAAATCCTATAATATTATAGTTGTCATTAGCTTTAAAGGTGAATAAATTTTGGCATGATAGGAAAACTTCTTTAGCACAAATCTTCAAACGAAATATTTCCTTGCCATATCTATTGCTAAACCGATTCTATGTTTGTAATTCCTTAAATTTAGTATATCAAAAACCATGTTAGTTGTGGTTATTTAAGGTAATCAAATGTGTTTTCAAGTTTAAATTTTGGGCTTCTTCTCAAGAAATCCATAAAAAATGCTGTATGAGTTCCTCCCATCAGGATAAAAATTCGGTCATTTTTATCTAATGGAATTTGATTTAAGTTAGAAAACATAACTAAATTTCTATGGTAAAACTTTCCAGCTTCATCTGCGCCTTCAGAATTTCCTTTACTTGAAATATATGTTAATAAGTCTGCATTTATATTTATAAGGCTTTCTAAATATTGAGGATGATTATTCAATTTGAACAAATCATAAAAAGGAATTCCATTTTCAGGATTTTTAGCATCATTTTCGTCACTTAGCTTCCAATACTTATTCAAAGTGGTTTTATCTACTTTATTTTCCACCTTGATATTGTAATTGTAACTTTCTTTAAAATCAATTCCGTAAATCTTTTTTGCTCCGCTGAGTCTTCCAACTTCATAAGCCAACAGTTCTATTTCGCTAGGGTTTCTGAACTTTTTTTTTGGATTTTTTAGATAATCTGAATATGAAATTTGCCTTAAACTATCATTTTTAGGTAAGTCTTCAATAACAATTATTGTAGGCTTAAATTCAGCCAATAGCTTGGCTAAGTTTTTTACTTCTTGTTGGTTTTTCCTATCGTTTTCATCAAAATCTGTTGAGTTTGCATCAGAAGTTTCCCCCATATGAAACGTGGCTACATTTAATACAGGAATTGCATCGTCAAATTTGGTTTTATAAATTTCCAGGTTTTCGTACCTCTCTTTTTGTGCAAAGAGATTTATTGTTACTACACAAAATATAAATGTTAAAAAATGTTTCATTTTAAAAAATTTTGAATTAACAAAATGAGTCAAAGTCTTTATAAATTAAGATTCTTCGTTGGTATAGCTTGCAAGCATTTTTTTAATTGATTCTTTCTTTTTCTTCCTCGTTCCCCAGTTCTTTATTTTCTACTCGTATATTTTTATTACCAAATGCATAAGAGATAGTTATCCTAAACATTCTTAAATCATAATAATTTTTATAATCAATTTGTGTATTGTTGCTATAGCTTGTATAAATAGGTTTATTTGTCTTTAAAATATCATTTACATTAAGACTGATTTGTAATTTTTTATATAATGCCAAATATTTAAAAGAAGTATCTAGCTGACTGTAAGCACTGCTTTTATCTAAGTCTGAAACTCCTTTGAAATTATACCAATAAGAGATATTGAATAATAATGTTTTATTTTTATTAAGTACAAAATCATTACTGACTGAAAAATACGCATTAACTCCTTTGAGATTTTGGTTGGTAATTGGGATTAATGACTTTGCCCAGTTATAACTCCAATCAAAGGAAAGTGTACTAGATAACCATTTAAATTTTTTAAATGTGTACGATTCTGAAATTCCAATTACAGAGGTGTTAAAAAAGTTTTCTGCTATGGTTCTTTGAATGTTTGTGCTATTATCTACGATAGTAAGTTGTTCAAAACCATTTTTTGTATGAGAAAAATATACTGAGTTTGTCCAATTGTCATCAAAAGTATAATTGAGTTCTAAATTATTTGAAAAAGACGGTTGTAAAAAAGGATTTCCCTCTACATAAGAATAAGGGTTACTATACCATCTAAAAGGATTAAGTCTATTATACGATGGGCGGTTTATTCGTTTATTATAGCTTAGGGAAATTGAGTTTTTTTCGTTAGGAGTATAAGTAATATAAAAAGTTGGAAAAATTTTTGTGTGTTTATTCTTGTTTTTTTGATTTAGAGTTAGAGAAAGCCCTTGTGTTTGAGTATTTTCTAACCTTAAACCAAGTTGTGTTTCCCACTTGTCGGATATTTTTTTTGTACCAGAGGCATAAAAAGATTGTGTGTTTTCTTTGTATTGAAAAGCATTACTTTGAGTGGCATCAAAATTAGGAGTTCCTGTTGTTGTGTCAAAATAATTTGTATTACTAACTGTTTTGATAAAAGAAAACTTGGCACCATAACTCAATTCAATCCAAGAAAACGGATGCTCAAAATCTATTTTGGCAGAATAGTTTTTGATATTTTGCTCACTTGTATTGTTGGCAGAAAGTAAATCTATGGAGTTAAAATTTCGATTCTTATTATTCTTATATCCGAAATAATCAAAATTTACAGACATTTTTCTACCCAAAGAATCCAGTTCTATATCCGAATTAAAATTAAGAGAATGGTTATTGTTTTTATTCTTGCTGTCCGATATTGTTTTTATAAAAGAATTAACGGTTGTATTATCTGGATTGTATATCGTTGTAAGAATATCCTCGTTTATACTTGGCTTGTTAGTATTACCAAGATATTGAATGCCTATGTTCCAATTATCAGTAACTTTATAATTGATTCCGATTCTTCCAGCTAATGATTTTTGGAAATCACGACGCTTACTTTCTTCATTCCACAATCCTGTATCGTAATATACATTATTAATTTCGACGGGAGCATTAGAGCC encodes:
- a CDS encoding Mpo1-like protein; translation: MLLMEFSIFQLNLSFGRKAWIIYLGVFVITWIFQFVGHKIEGKKPSFLKDLQFLLIGPILLLHFILKKLGLRY
- a CDS encoding Mpo1-like protein, whose amino-acid sequence is MRKIDLLFAEYGESHQNPTNKFIHWICVPLIFWFILGFISLIPSAHVAVLYYGLISVVSIAAIAVVSLYYLKLS
- a CDS encoding DUF5694 domain-containing protein is translated as MKHFLTFIFCVVTINLFAQKERYENLEIYKTKFDDAIPVLNVATFHMGETSDANSTDFDENDRKNQQEVKNLAKLLAEFKPTIIVIEDLPKNDSLRQISYSDYLKNPKKKFRNPSEIELLAYEVGRLSGAKKIYGIDFKESYNYNIKVENKVDKTTLNKYWKLSDENDAKNPENGIPFYDLFKLNNHPQYLESLININADLLTYISSKGNSEGADEAGKFYHRNLVMFSNLNQIPLDKNDRIFILMGGTHTAFFMDFLRRSPKFKLENTFDYLK
- a CDS encoding outer membrane beta-barrel family protein; translation: MENSISATGGDALDALKVTLGLRVQNDKISMIGKSGMSVMVDDKVIQLSGDDLINYLKTISSDNIKSVEVITTPPAKYDAEGNSGIVNIKLKKAKLNQWSASFKSSYIQSTYPKGSVGGQFNYQKNKFSLYSNLSYINGSNAPVEINNVYYDTGLWNEESKRRDFQKSLAGRIGINYKVTDNWNIGIQYLGNTNKPSINEDILTTIYNPDNTTVNSFIKTISDSKNKNNNHSLNFNSDIELDSLGRKMSVNFDYFGYKNNKNRNFNSIDLLSANNTSEQNIKNYSAKIDFEHPFSWIELSYGAKFSFIKTVSNTNYFDTTTGTPNFDATQSNAFQYKENTQSFYASGTKKISDKWETQLGLRLENTQTQGLSLTLNQKNKNKHTKIFPTFYITYTPNEKNSISLSYNKRINRPSYNRLNPFRWYSNPYSYVEGNPFLQPSFSNNLELNYTFDDNWTNSVYFSHTKNGFEQLTIVDNSTNIQRTIAENFFNTSVIGISESYTFKKFKWLSSTLSFDWSYNWAKSLIPITNQNLKGVNAYFSVSNDFVLNKNKTLLFNISYWYNFKGVSDLDKSSAYSQLDTSFKYLALYKKLQISLNVNDILKTNKPIYTSYSNNTQIDYKNYYDLRMFRITISYAFGNKNIRVENKELGNEEEKERIN